The Sparus aurata chromosome 10, fSpaAur1.1, whole genome shotgun sequence genome includes the window AAACAGGTAGAATGAGACTTTGTTCTTTAAGATTTGAATTAATAATTCTTTTATAGAGCGACTTTTAGTTTACTGTGCCTGTGCAGGAAGCTGTTgtggatttaaaacaaaaacaaaaaagtgataTTAAGTAATTAGTCAATGGTAATCAATATCAATGTGAATTCAGTGCTGGTTTTGACACTGATAAGGTTGAAACATGTTCATATGCATGTGATGAACCTCAGTCTTATAATTTTGCGGCTGCTTGGCCTCCAAGCGGCCTGTAATGAACTGAAATGAGGAGCAGTAACGTCCATCAGCAAGAATTTGATTCGTAACACTTTGTTTCACTCCATAATGTTCAAAAGTTTGTTACTCACAACAGTTCAACCTGTACTAAACTTCAACCGACAAGTTGCTCTTTAAGTCATGTTTGTATGGAACAGGATTGGGGTCactaaaacagcaacaacaaaaagactTCTTTCACGATTCTGACTTTAAATTCAGAATTCTCAGTTAAAAGTCAGACTTTTTTATGCACATAGTTTACACCAGGCAATGAAATTCTTAATTTGCAAGTTTcccaacacacaaaatataaaaacacaaaaatataaaatatacacaaTATACTTATATATGTTTGTATTGTGATGGAATACAACATGTTCTACAAGagaaatgtttgaataaaataacaggatgaacatattttatttcacacaggCAAAACCAAGGTGGCATTCAGTGCATTATTAGAGAAAGGTGGGGCATATGGACCATTTGATAAAGACACAACTCTGGCTTTCAACAAAGTGTACACAAACATTGGTGATGCCTACGACAGCTGTACAGGTAAGGACATCACTTGCAGCCtacatcatctgtaactgttaGATTGTTAATACATGTTACAAACTGTCCTGATGAATATACTGTAGCTgtatatcattattaatatatgtaatctgattactttcTGTACCTGTTAAAGTGCAACAAATTATCAAGGTTTAAGTTTACTGATGACCCGTGCAGTGTcagactgataaaaaaaaacagttaccaGTAATATTTTAGTGTTTATTAACAATGAAGTGTAGGTGGCATTTTTCCTATTCTAGTATAATGGCTGTGATGCCCATTATAAATTAGACAATGAATCAATTTCCATAATGTGTAAATTGATTCATTGTCTAAGTGTTTTGTTATCTTCAAACATGATTTCTGGGGCGCTTCCTCTGGATGAAATGGCAAAATGTCGACCTGCTGGTAATATTTCTGCTGCTACTATAACCAGATAAAATCAAGCCACCTGTTCAATGGCAtcagaatacaggaaatgacatctACTCTACCAAAAGATTTTCAAGAGGAGAAAAGCTGCATTACAGTTTTCCCACCAACATTTTTAATGCATTCTACACCCATGCATGAAGTAGATGCATTTATTTCTGTTACTGAATATTACTGCATTAAAATTATAACTGTAACATTCAAAGCCTTTCAGAAACCCATAAACATCCTCTGTTGTTTTCACAGGTGTCTTCACTGCACCTGTTACAGGTGTTTATTATTTCACCTTCTTCTATCATGCTGGAGGAAAACATAAAGCAAGGCTGACACTCTTCCAGAACAGCGAGATGATAGTCAAGTCATCTGATCACCAAACAGGCTCTGACGGAGCTGATAATGGAGGAAATGCAGTTGTCTTGCAGCTGCAGCAAGGAGACCAGGTTTATGTGAGCATGCCCGCAAATCACCATGTTTGGGCAACTTCAATCAGCACCTCCTTCAGTGGTTTCCAGATCAGTTAGAATCAGAGAGAATCAATGAATTCAGAAAGATGATTCCAACAACCTGAGATCAATGATGCACCGACTGAGATACCATTCAGATGtacatttagattaaaacaGGTGGCTGTTGCTGTCATATTACTGTGATCAGCCAGAATATATGTTATTATTCCACTGAGTCTGAACAAGTGACAATAAATTTCACAATCTGATGGTCCACAGAGGATCAGCACTTCCACACTCAAATCTTAAATTTTTAATCATTGATCTCAGGTGTGAGGGAACTTCCTCAGTTTTTTCAAATATGATTCTGCTTTTGCTTGCTGTCTTATATATCCACCGTGATATTACAATGTT containing:
- the LOC115589662 gene encoding complement C1q-like protein 4, whose translation is MCETGKTKVAFSALLEKGGAYGPFDKDTTLAFNKVYTNIGDAYDSCTGVFTAPVTGVYYFTFFYHAGGKHKARLTLFQNSEMIVKSSDHQTGSDGADNGGNAVVLQLQQGDQVYVSMPANHHVWATSISTSFSGFQIS